The genomic stretch TGCGGGTTCGTTCATGGAAGTGCCGGAGGTGCCGGGCGACGGCGCGTGTTCGGTCGGGTCAGTCATCGGCGCAGGATCTCCCGGTCTTTGTCCAGTTCAGCCAGTGTGGCCTCGAACAGTGGCGGTGCGTTGCGCAGCAGCGAGCGCACCTTCCAAAGGCATGCCACCGCGCCCAGCGCGTAAAGCGCGGCCATGACGGCCAGAGACTGCCAGCGATAGGTATCCCAGCAGAGGATGACCACCAGCGCCGTCAGCGTCATGATGGACAGTGCAATCAGGCTTACGGCCAGCATGCCCAGGAAGGCGGTGCCAAGCAGCCGTTCTTTTTCTTCAGCCAGTTCGACGCTCGCCAGTTCGAGCCGCGTCTGCAGCATCGAGACGACCGTGCCGGCCAGTTTCTTCAAGGAAGCGAACAGCTTTGGACTGGTGTCGTCGGTCATGGGGTGTGGAAAGGGTGCGAGGCGATCGGAGACACCCCAGACACAGCACGCGCCATGCCCGGGATCGAGCCGCCGAAATGCAACTGGCCGATGGCGCGTCCCACAAGGCGCGCGCCATCGGCCAGAAAGACTGCGGCAGGTTATTTGCGGTTGAGCAGCAGGCCGATCAGCAGGCCCACGCCAGCTGCCACGCCCACGGCTTGCCACGGGTGATCGTGAACATAATCATCGGTGGCGCGGGCGGCAGCCTTGCTCTTGTGGACGACCGCGTCTTGCAGGTCCTGCGCCTTTTCCTTGGCTTGGCGGAGCATGCCCATGCCGCGCTCGCGCAGCTCGGCGGCCTTTTCGCCGCTGCTGGACGCAGCTTGTTTGAGCAGGGTTTCAGCGTCGGACAGTACAGTCTTCACGTCGGTCATCAGTTTCTCCTTATTGACGGAATCGGCCAGGTTGGGGGAAGTGTTCGTCATGGTCGGGTCCTCGTTATCGGGGTGGTTCAATCGTCAATATGTCGGCGCGCTTATTCGCTAGCATATGTGTGGGCGTTGCGAAACTTCAAGCGCCCGCATTGCGCATGCTGCGATGGATCAAGACCGCAGTCATTGTCCGGCAATGTGCGCATGCCTTCCACCTTGTTGTCAGCAAATGCCGGGCCTAATGACGAAAAGTGATGTTGTTGTGAATTTATAGTCGTTTTGGTTGGATGGCAATCTGGCTATAGTGGTTCCCAACCTGTGTATGGAGGACACGATGTCTCTACGTTTGGGCGATATCGCCCCTGATTTCGAGCAGGATTCAAGCGAAGGCCGCATCAAGTTTCATGAGTGGCTGGGCAACAGCTGGGGCGTGCTTTTCTCGCACCCGGCCGACTACACGCCCGTTTGCACCACCGAACTGGGCCTGACCGCCAAGCTGAAGGACGAATTTGCCAAGCGCAATGTCAAGGCGATTGCGCTGTCGGTCGATTCGGTCAAGTCCCACAAGGGCTGGATCAACGATATCAACGAGACGCAGAACACCAGCGTCAACTTCCCGATCATTGCCGATCCCGATCGCAAGGTTTCGCAGCTGTACGACATGATTCATCCGAATGCGAGCGAGACGTTCACCGTGCGTTCGTTGTTCGTGATCGATCCGAACAAGAAGATTCGCCTGACGATTACGTATCCGGCATCGACGGGGCGCAATTTCAATGAAGTGCTGCGTGTGATCGACTCGCTGCAGTTGACCGAGTACCACAGCGTGGCCACGCCGGGTAACTGGCAGGACGGCGATGACGTGGTCATCGTGCCGTCGCTGAAGGATGAGGAAGTCATCAAGCAGAAATTTCCGAAGGGCTACAAGGCGTTGCGCCCGTATCTGCGCCTGACGCCGCAGCCCAACAAGTGACCGTCTCCTTGGTAGTGTGATTGCCGCCCGGCCTTGTGCCGGGCGTTTTTTGTCGTGCCGTGCAAAACAAAACCGGCCAGCCCTTTCGGGTCTGGCCGGTTTGTCTTTTGTGAAGACGGTTCCGTGTGCGATCAGATCGCCCATCCGCCTACGTAGAACGCGACCAGCGCAGCCGCGATCGCCACGGTGCCGATGTTCAGCTTGCGCCATTCGCCGGCTACCAGGCGGCCGATGACCAGCGTGCTGAAGCCCAGCATGATGCCGGTGACGATATTGCAGGTCAGCACGATGAACACGGCGCAGACCAGCCCGGACAGCGCGTCGACCATGTCGTCCATGTGCAGCTTGCTCACGCTGGAGAGCATCAGCAAGCCGACATACATCAGCGCCGGGGCCGTTGCGTACGACGGCACCAGACCTGCGAGCGGCGAGAAGAACATCACGGCCAGGAACATCACGCCGACCACGACAGCCGTCAGGCCCGTCTTACCGCCGGCTGCCACGCCAACCGTCGACTCGATGTAGGCGGCCGCGGGAGCCCCGCCAAAGAACGCCGAGAAGATCGAGCTGATCGAATCGGCCGTGAGCGCGCGACCACCGTTGATGATGTGGCCCTTGTCGTTGAGCAGCCCGGCCTGGCCGGCGACGGCGCGGATCGTGCCGGTGGCGTCGAACACGGCGGTCATCACCAGCGCCAGCACGCTCGGCAGAACGGCGGCCGTGAGTGCGCCGCGAATATCCATTGTGCCGATCAGCGAGGCATGCCCTGCAGCGGCGAGGGAGGGCACGGCAAACACGCCGGTGAACTTCACGGCCGGGTCAAAGATCAGCCCCAGGACCGAGATGGCGATGATCACGATCAGAATGCCGCCCGGGACGCGACGGCGTTCCATGCCGAAGATCGCGGCCAGACCCAGCACCGACATCATCACCGGGAAGGCGGTCACGTGGCCCAGAGCAACGGGCAGGCCCGCACCGGCGTTCTTGACCACCAGGCCGACGTCGTTGGAGGCGATCAGCAGCAGGAACAGGCCAATGCCGATGCCCGTGCCGTGTGCCACGCCCGAAGGCAGGTTGCGCAGAATCCACGAGCGTACGCCCGTAGCCGAGATGGCGGTGAAGGCCACACCCATCAGGAACACGGCGCCGAGCGCGATTTCCGGCGTCAGCTTTTGCCCCAGCACCAGGCCAAAGGCCATGAACGCCGTCAGCGAAATTGCGCAGCCGATGGCGATGGGCAGCTTGGCCCAAAGGCCCATCAGCAGCGAACCGAAGGCGGTGGTGAGACACACCGCGACGAACACGGCGCTGGTGTCAAAGCCGGCCTTGCCCAGCATGCCGGGCACGACAAATACGGCGTAGACCATCGCCATGAAGGTGGTGATGCCAGCCACGACCTCGCGCTTTTGCGTGCTGCCGCGTGCAGAAATCTGGAAATAGCGATCAATGGCACGCGCATCGGCGATGCCAGCGGCGCCAAGTTCCGTCGACGACGGAATGGACTGTTCAGCCATGGTGGGTTTGTCTCCTGGCAGGACTCCGCGCCGGCCGATCTTGGTCGTCCGCGTAGGGTGCCCTGTTCTGGTTTTGATATCGGTACGGGTGCCTGCGTACGCGCGCCGGCATTCTCCAGACCGTTGTCTCGCGATTGGTTTTGTCGCGTGGCGCTGCACTCTGCGTGTGGATTGCGCGCTCGTTCTATCGGTGTGAGGGCGTGCGGCCCAACAATCCGCCGACACTTGGACCGAAGCATAGACGCGCGCTACCGCCGATTCATGCGGCGTAGCGTATCCCGGTCATTTGCAAATTGGTATATCGGGAGGGGCGGAGAACAACGGTGCCCAGGACGGGCGAGAGGTGCAGCCACGGGTGTGGCGAGTGGTGCACGAGTGTGCCCCAACTCGCCGGAAAAACAAAGCGCAATCAGAAGAACGCCTGAATGCCGGTTTGAGCGCGGCCGAGGATCAGCGCGTGGATATCGTGCGTGCCCTCGTAGGTATTCACGACTTCCAGATTCACCACGTGGCGGATCACGCCAAACTCGTCCGAGATGCCATTGCCGCCGAGCATGTCGCGCGCCACGCGGGCGATGTCGAGCGACTTGCCGCACGAGTTGCGCTTCATGATCGACGTGATTTCCACCGCGGCGGTGCCTTCGTCTTTCATGCGGCCCAGGCGCAGGCAGCCTTGCAGGCCAAGTGTGATTTCGGTCTGCATGTCGGCCAGCTTCTTCTGCACGAGCTGGTTGGCGGCGAGCGGGCGGCCGAACTGCTTGCGATCGAGTACGTACTGGCGTGCGATGTGCCAGCAGGCTTCGGCTGCGCCCAGCGCGCCCCACGCGATGCCGTAGCGTGCCGAGTTCAGGCACGTGAACGGACCCTTTAGGCCGCGTACGCCCGGCATCAGGTTTTCTTCCGGCACGAACACTTCGTCCAGCACGATTTCACCGGTGATCGACGTACGCAGGCCGACCTTGCCGTGGATGGCGGGCGCCGTCAGTCCCTTCCAGCCTTTCTCCAGGATGAAGCCGCGGATTTCGTCCTCGCCGTTGTCGTTCGGCAGCTTGGCCCACACGACAAACACATCGGCGATGGGTGAGTTGGTGATCCACATCTTGGCGCCCGACAGCGAGTAGCCGCCGTCGACCTTCTTGGCGCGCGTGATCATCGAGGCCGGGTCGGAACCGTGGTTCGGTTCGGTCAGGCCGAAGCAGCCGATCCACTCGCCGGTGGCCAGCTTGGGCAGATACTTCTGCTTTTGCGCCTCGCTGCCGAATTCGTAGATCGGCACCATCACCAGCGACGACTGCACGCTCATCATCGAGCGATAGCCCGAATCGACGCGCTCCACTTCACGTGCGATCAGGCCGTAGCTGACGTAGTTCAGGCCGGGGCCGCCGTACTGCTCGGGAATCGTCGGGCCCAGCAGGCCCAGTTCGCCCATCTCGCGAAAGATCGATGCATCCGTCTTTTCATGCCGGAACGACTCCAGCACGCGCGGCATCAGCTTGTCCTGGCAATACGATGCGGCGGCGTCGCGCACCATGCGCTCGTCGTCGGTCAGTTGTTGGTCGAGCAGCAGGGGGTCGGCCCAATTGAAGGCGTTGCGAGCGGTCACAGCGGTCGTCTCCGAGTCGTTGTTGTTCCGATATACGGAACACAGTTTCGAAATTTAGGGCTATCATAGCGCAACCACCGACGATTTCCAGGGCTTTTTTGCCATGAGCACGACCCGTCTCCCCGATCCCGAATTCGACACGGCGCCCGCCGAGTCGAGCGACCCGAATTTCGTCACGGCACTCGCGCGCGGGCTGGAACTGCTGCGCGCATTCCGCCCTGGCGACACGTTGCTCGGCAACCAGGAATTCGTCCGGCGCACGGGTTTTCCCAAAGCCACCGTCAGCCGGCTGGCTGGCACGCTGGTGTCGCTCGGTTACCTGCGTTATGACGACGCGCTCGGCAAATACGGGCTCGACGCCGGTGTGCTCGCACTCGGGTTTGCCTATCTGGCCTCCAGCGATGTGATCCAGCTCGCGCGGCCACACATGAGCGCGTTTGCACAGCGCTTTGGCGTGTCGATCTCACTGGGCAAGCGTGATCGGCTGGACATGGTTTATCTGGAGACGATCCGCCACGACAGCCCGTCGATGAGCGGTTCATCTGGCTTGGGCGTGGGCTCGCGGCTGTCGCTGCTGTCGAGTTCGATGGGACGGGCGTATCTGGCTTCGTTGCCCGCCGCGCGGCGTGAGCGCTTGTACGAAGCATTGCGCACGCAGCAGCCGGCGCAGTGGGCGGCAGAAGGGGCCGCCGCAGATGACGCGGTGAAAGCCGGCATCCGCAATGGCTACGCCGTATCGCTGCGCGACTGGCATCCCGCTATCCACGCATGCGCAGTCGCGTTCTTCGCGCCAAGCCAGCGCGAGCCGTATGTCGTGAGTTGCAGCGCGCCGTACACGTCCGCCGATGCAGAGCGCATCCGCGACGAACTGGCCCCCGCGCTACGCGAGTTCGCGGCACGGCTCGGCCAAGTGGTTGAGCCCGCCGCGTAGGCCGCTCAGAGATCCCCGGAAACTGTTTTGCCGCCAGCGCTGGCGGCGAGAAGGGTTTGGCCGTTGATGCCCTAGATGGCGCCTTGAATTTCTGTTGCAGAGAGGAAAAAGGAAGGGAAACTGTCTGAGCGAAGCGAGTTTTTCCCTTCCCCTCTCTGCGACATAAATTCAAGGGGTGAGTCGCCATCTCGGGCGCGCCTTTCTTTGCTTACTTTCTTTGGCAAGACAAAGAAAGTGAGTCAGCCCCGGCAGGGGATGAAACCAGAGATCGACCAATAGCAAAAGTCACAAGTCAGTCCGTAACTTCCAAAGCTCCGGAAACAACACCACATCCAGCATCTTCCGCAGGTAGCCGACACCTTCGGTGCCGCCCGTGCCACGCTTGAAACCAATCACGCGCTCCACCGTGGTCACATGCCGGAAGCGCCATTGTCGGAACGCGTCTTCCAGATCAACAAACTTCTCGGCCAGTTCGTACAGCTCCCAGTGGTGCGTCGGGTCGCGATAGACCTCGAGCCACGCCGCTTCCACCGAGGCGTTGTAGGTGACCGGCCGTGACCAGTCACGCTCGATGCAATCCGCATCGAATGCAAAGCCGTGACGCGCCATGTAACGCACCGCCTCGTCATACAACGACGGCGTTTCCAGTGCAGTCTTGACCTGTTGGTAATGCTCCGTGCGATGCGCATGTGGCTTGAGCATCGCCGCGTTCTTGTTACCGAGAATGAATTCGATCTCGCGGTACTGATACGACTGGAAGCCCGACGATTGCCCCAGGTGCGGACGCATGGCGGAGTATTCCGGCGGCGTCATCGTGGCGAGCACGTTCCACGCCTGCACCAGCTGATCCATGATGCGCGACACGCGCGCCAGCATCTTGAACGCAGGCGGCAGGTTGTCATTGCGCACGCAATCCCGCGCGGCGCGCAGCTCGTGCAACATCAGCTTCATCCACAGCTCGGTGGTCTGATGCTGGACGATGAAGAGCATCTCGTTGTGATCCGGCGAGCGCGGGTGTTGTGCGTTCAATATCTGGTCGAGCGCGAGGTAGTCGCCATAGCTCATCGATTTTGAAAAATCGAGCTGCGCGTCGTGCCAGCCTTCGCCCTGGGGGGCATGCATGGGGCAGCCCGATGCTGCGGGTTGGTTCGGGTTCGACATCTCAGGTCACCAGCGTACGTTCGTTGAATTGGGCCGATTGCCACGCGCCGGTTTCCAGCACATCGCGCAACACCTCCACGGCATCCCACACATCGGCAAAGCTCGTGTACAGCGGCGTGAAACCGAAGCGCATGATGCGCGGCTCGCGGTAGTCGCCGATCACGCCGCGCGCGATCAGTGCCTGGACCACGGCATAGCCGTTGGGGTGTTCGTAGCTGACATGGCTGCCGCGGATGGCGTGGTCGCGCGGCGTTATGAGCGTGAGGGGAAAGCCTGCGCAGCGCGTTTCCACCAGCGTGATGAAGAGGTCGGTGAGCGCCAGCGACTTGGCGCGCAGGGCGGCCATCGACGTCTGCGCGAAGATGTTGAGCCCGCATTCCACCATCGCCATCGACGTGATCGGCTGCGTGCCGCACAGGAAGCGGCCGATGCCGGCATCGGCGTCGTAGCGCGACTCCATCGCGAACGGCCGCGCATGGCCCCACCAGCCGGACAGCGGCTGCCAGAAGCGTTCGCGCAGCGCGGGCGCCACCCACACGAAGGCCGGCGAGCCAGGGCCGCCATTCAGGTATTTGTAGGTGCAGCCGATGGCGTAATCCGCGCCGCCAGCGTGCAGGTCGACGGGCACGGCGCCGGCCGAATGCGCCAGATCCCAGATGGCCAGCGCGCCGTGCTTGTGCGCCAGCGCCGAGACGGCCGCCATGTCGTACATGTGCCCGCTCTTGTAGTTCACGTGCGTGAGCATGGTGACGGCGACGTCGTCGCCCAGCGCACCTTCCAGTTCTTCCGGCGAGTCGATCAGGCGAAGTTTGTAGCCGTCGCGCAGCAGGTCGGCCAGGCCTTCAGCGATGTAGAGGTCGGTCGGAAAGTTATGCGTTTCCGACACGATGATCTTGCGGGCGGGCGCGTCTTCGCGCTGCACGCGAATCGCGGCGGCCAGCACCTTGAAGAGATTGATCGATGTGGTGTCGGTGACGACGACTTCGTCTTCGCGTGCACCAATCAGCGGGGCAATCTTGTTGCCCAGGCGGCGCGGTAACTCGAACCAGCCGGCCTGGTTCCAGCTGCGGATCAGGCCATCGCCCCATTCGTTGGCGACGACTTCCTGCGCGCGGGCGAGCGCGGCTTTCGGGCGGGCGCCCAGCGAGTTGCCGTCGAGATAAATCACGCCGTCGGGCAGCGCAAAGGCGTCGCGCAGCGCGGCGATCGGATCGGCCGCGTCGCGTTCGACGCAGGAGTTGCGGGTGATGGTCATGTGAATGCCGGGTAAAAAGGGGTGGGTGTTCTGTCGTTGTGTCGATCAGGGGAGGCTGCGCAGCACGGCGCGCACCGGGCTCGCATCGAGCGTGGCGAACTTGAGGGGCAGGGCGATCAGTTCGTAATCGCCGGCGGGCACGTCGTCGAGCACGAGCCCTTCGAGGATGGCAAGGCCGTGTTTGCCCACTGCGTGGTGCGCGTCCATGGTCTTGGAGGTCTGCGGGTCGAGCGAGGCGGTGTCGACGCCGATGAGCTTGACGCCGTGCGCGGCCAGCAATGCAATCGTCTCGGGCGCAACGGCCGCAAAGTCGTCGTCCCACGCGGTTTGCGGCATCTCTGCGTACGTGCGCAGCAGCACGCGCGGCGGTACGTCAGTCAATGCATCGCGCACGTGTTCAGGTTCGACGCGCGCTACACCTACGCAGTGGATAACGCGGCATGGGCCCAAGTAGGCGTCCAGCGGCACCTGGCCGATGGCAGCGCCGTCGGCGCGGTAGTGGAGCGGCGCATCGGCATGCGCACCCGTATGCGGCGAGAGCGTGATGCGCCCGACGTTGACTGGGCAGTCACCTTCGAGCTTCCACGCAATTTCCTGCGAAAACGGCGTGTCGCCGGGCCAAGTGGGCGTAGCAGGCGAGAGGGCGGGGCTGATGTCCCACAAAGTGCGTTCCAAGGCGGCTCCAGGGCGGAAAATTCGTTGAATCCGTGCCGAAATGATAGGGAAATCCGCGCGCAATGGGTTTGCATAATCGTGCGCGTCATCGCGTGAGATTCGCATAAAATGCAAAGCAATCAAGCGATGACGCAAGGAAGCACGAAAGATGCAACTCGATACCACCGATCTGCGCATTCTGCAGGTGTTGCAGGAAGACGGCCGCATCAGCAACCAGGATTTGGCGGAGCGCGTCGCGCTGTCGCCCTCGGCCTGTCTGCGGCGTGTGCGGATGCTGGAAGAGGGCGGCGCCATCACCGGTTATCGGGCGCAACTGGGCCGCGCCGCGCTCGGGTTGGAACTGGAAGCGATCGTGCAGGTGTCGATGCGCCAAGACGTGACGGGCTGGCACGAGACGTTCATGGCCGCCGTGCAGAGTTGGCCCGAGATCGTGGCCGCTTACATCATCACCGGGGATTGCAACTACATCCTGCGCGTGCAGGCGCCCAATCTGCAGCACTACTCGGAATTCATCATCGAGCGGCTGTACAAGACGCCCGGCGTGATGGATATCCGCTCGAATATCGTCTTGCGCACCATCAAGGACCGCGAGGGCGGTCTCGCGCTGCTGATGGACGCGCGTGGCGTGCGCCCGCTGGAAGGCGGGGCGACGGGCAAGCGCGGGAAGGGCTAACTAGCGCTCCGCCTGCTGGCGGCGATCAATCCCCGTGCAAGCATGCGCGGATAGTGGCCCATGTCTTGTCGACCGAAGCGGGCCATGGCCAGGACATTACCGCCGCATGACGGCGACTCAGTCGCCGAGGCGGGTGAGCGACGAAAACGCGCCGCGATGAAACACCAGCGGCGCACCCTCAGCGTCGACGACGCCGCAGCGCTCGACTTCGCCCACGAAGATGACGTGATCGCCCTCGTCGTATCGGCTGCGGTTATGGCACTCGAACCAGGCCAATGATTGCGCGAGGATCGGCAGGCCGGTCGGGCTGAGGCGGTAGTCGATGTTGGCGAAGCGGTCGCCCTTGAGCGTGGCGAAGCGCTTGCACAGGTCCAGCTGCTCCGCGGCCAGGATATTGATGACGTAGTGCGAGCCGGCGTGGAAGAGTGGGAATGAATTCGCCTGCATGCCCAGACTCCACAGCACCAGCGGCGGGTCGAGCGACACCGAATTGAACGAGCTGGCTGTCACCCCGACAAACGCCGGTGTTCCGGGCCGGCCTTCCGAGCGCGTGGTGACCACCGTCACGCCAGTGGCAAACTGGGACAGGGCATGCCGGAAATGCGCGGCATCGAAATCGGGCGGGGTGGCGCGGCCATGTGGGCGTCGATGTGACGACGCCTCGCGCGCGGAAGATTCCCGGTCGCGCGCATCCATGGGAATGGCTCCGTGTTGGTCCATGAAAACTACCGAAAGTAATGTGCAATTGTAACGGACGAGCGATAGGCCGCCCGGACGTAGGGCTTTGCGTGATGTCGCGTCCACATGATGGCGACTGTGTCAGGATTGGCGTCTTCGGCCGACCAATGGCAGCCCAATCAATGCAGGAGAATCCGAATGACTGAACAACGTGCCCTTGAAACCGCCGTCCTGGGCGGAGGCTGCTTCTGGTGCCTGGAAGCTGTGTTCCAGGAGGTGCAAGGGGTGCAGAGCGTGGTGTCCGGCTATGCCGGCGGCCAGGTCGATCATCCGAGCTACCGTGCCGTTTGCAGCGGCAATACCGGCCATGCTGAAGTGGTGGCCGTGAAGTTCGACCCCGCCGTGATCCCGTATCGCGAGATTCTCGACATCTTCTTCGCCATCCACGACCCCACCACGGTGGATCGCCAGGGCAACGATGTCGGCCCGCAATACCGTTCGGCCATCTTCGCGCAAACGCCCGAGCAATTGGCGACGGCGCGCACGGCCATCGCCGAGCTGGGCGCCAGCGACATCTTTGAAGCGCCCATCGTGACGGAGCTAGTGGATGCCGCTGACGGCAAGGTCACCTTCTGGCGCGCAGAGGACGAGCACCAGAACTACTTCCGCGACCACCCGGCCCAGGGCTACTGCGCGTTCGTCATCTCGCCCAAGGTGGCGAAGTTCCGCAAGCAGTTCGCGCACCGCTTGCAGGGCTAGGCGTCGGCTGGAGCCGGCGTCGAGGCTACGCTGCGTCTGCCGGCAGGCGCGCGGCGATGGCCTCGGCCAGCTTGATGCACGACAGCGGGGACGATCCTTCCGCCTTGTTGCTGACCAGGATCGTCACCTTGCGCCCGGCCGCCAGCGCGGCGACGGCCATGTCGGCCAGCGTCTCGCGCGAGAACGGGTCTTCATCGACGAGCTTGTTGAACGGTTTGTACGCTGCTTCGGCTTGCGCGTAGCGATAGCGGCTGTTCAGGTTCCAGCGCACCACCAACGGGCCACCGCCACCTTCATCCAGCAGCGCAACGGCGGCCGCTTGCCGGTCCACTGCCGGCATCCGCTCATGCAGGCCGACGCAATAACGTACCCCCGCCGCGCGCAGCATTTTGATGAAGCGCGGCGTGAGCAGCGTGGCGTCGCGCAACTCCACCGCGTAGACAGCGTCGGGATTGAGTTGCGGATCGAGTGGAGGCAACGCGGCCAGGAATGCTTCAAGCCGTTCCACAAAACCGGTGGCATCTTCAGCCAGCGCGCCCAGCGGCGAAAGCTGAAACACGAGCGGACCGCATCGCTTCCCGAGCCCGCGGGTGGCCGGCTCGACAAAATCGCGGATCGCAAATTCAGCATTCAGGAAGGCAGGATTGGCCATGCGGCCGCGCCCGTCCGATTCGCGAATCCAAGCGTCGCATACGGCAGAGGTTGCCTTGACCGCGAAGCGGAAATCTTCCGGCACGCTGGCCGCATAGGCGACGTAGTCCGCCAGTGGGATCGGCGAATAGAACCCGCGATCGATGCTGACCGTGCGCAGCAGCGGGTGCTGGGCATACGCCGTCAGGCCCTTGCGGGCAAGCATGGACTCGGAATACTCGCCCCCATACACGAGCCCGTCCCACCCCGGATACGACCACGATGACGTGCCGATGCGCAGGCCGCGCGGCAAGCGTTGCGCGAGTTCCGCCACTTCGGGTGCGAACAGCGCCGGCAGTACGCCTTGGCGGGCGGGGGAACGTTTGGGTTTCGGAGCGGACTTGCTTGCTTCGGCGGCCGCGCCGTCGGTGGGGGCGGGCGGCGCGCCGAACAGATCGTCGATGGGGAAACTGGCGGTCAAATGGTTACGCGTAGATATAGCGGCGCGACCACGGGATCGTCGACGCCGACTTGCCGGACTTCTGCAACACGGTCTGGAAGATCGAGATCTCGTCGGCGTCGAAGGCGTGCGCGCAGCCGGCCAGGTAGACGCGCCAGATGCGGTATTTCTTTTCGCCCACCATCGCGCGGATGGTTTCGCCGTTGGTCTCGAAGCGCTCGGCCCAGTGTTCGAGCGTGCGCGCATAGTGGCGGCGCAGGCTTTCAACGTCAAGCGCTTCCAGGCCGCCATCCTGCGCGGCGCTCAGTGCCAGCGAAATGTGCGGCAGCTCCCCTTGCGGAAAGACGTAGCGATCGATGAAGTCGCCGCCGCCCATCGAGCTTTCGCCGCCGGCCGAGTCCGACGAAGTGATGCCGTGGTTCATGGCAATGCCGTCGTCGGCCAGCAGGTCGTGCATGCGGCGGAAATACCCTGGCAGGTTCTTGCGGCCTACGTGCTCGAACATGCCGACGCTGGTGATGCGGTCAAACTGGCCCGTGAGATCGCGGTAGTCCTGGATGCGAATCTCGATCTGGTCTTGCAGGCCCGCAGCACGGACGCGTTCGGTGGCGAGGTCGTACTGGTTTTGCGACAGCGTCACGCCCAGGCAGCGCGCACCGTACTTCTGGGCTGCACGCAGCACCAGCGCGCCCCAGCCGCAGCCGATATCGAGCAGCGTCTGTCCGGGCTGCAGGCGGATCTTGGTGAGGATGTGGTCGATCTTCTTGAGCTGCGCCTCGTCGAGCGTTTCATCGCCGTTTTCGAAGTAGGCACACGAGTAGACCATGTTCTGGTCCAGCCACAGTTTGTAGAAGTCGTTGGAAACGTCGTAGTGGTACTGGATCGACTCCTTGTCGCCTTCCTTGGTATGGGCAAAGTGGCGCACCACGCGGGCCAGCGCATTGCCGCTGCTGACTGCCGCCGCAGAAGCCAGGCTGTAACCCACGTTGATGATGTCGGCGAGCTTGCCGTCCAGGTCGATCTTCTCTTGGACGTAAGCTTCGCCGAGGTTGTTGAGGGTAGGGGAAAGCAGCAGCGGCAGGGCGCTCGCTTCGCGCACGGTGAGCGTGACGCGGGGCTG from Ralstonia pickettii encodes the following:
- the kynB gene encoding arylformamidase — encoded protein: MERTLWDISPALSPATPTWPGDTPFSQEIAWKLEGDCPVNVGRITLSPHTGAHADAPLHYRADGAAIGQVPLDAYLGPCRVIHCVGVARVEPEHVRDALTDVPPRVLLRTYAEMPQTAWDDDFAAVAPETIALLAAHGVKLIGVDTASLDPQTSKTMDAHHAVGKHGLAILEGLVLDDVPAGDYELIALPLKFATLDASPVRAVLRSLP
- a CDS encoding Lrp/AsnC family transcriptional regulator, whose translation is MQLDTTDLRILQVLQEDGRISNQDLAERVALSPSACLRRVRMLEEGGAITGYRAQLGRAALGLELEAIVQVSMRQDVTGWHETFMAAVQSWPEIVAAYIITGDCNYILRVQAPNLQHYSEFIIERLYKTPGVMDIRSNIVLRTIKDREGGLALLMDARGVRPLEGGATGKRGKG
- a CDS encoding SAM-dependent methyltransferase, whose protein sequence is MFFQQAIDRKLEQWIHDIRESADLPVRLRLWNGDQYELGRFDQPRVTLTVREASALPLLLSPTLNNLGEAYVQEKIDLDGKLADIINVGYSLASAAAVSSGNALARVVRHFAHTKEGDKESIQYHYDVSNDFYKLWLDQNMVYSCAYFENGDETLDEAQLKKIDHILTKIRLQPGQTLLDIGCGWGALVLRAAQKYGARCLGVTLSQNQYDLATERVRAAGLQDQIEIRIQDYRDLTGQFDRITSVGMFEHVGRKNLPGYFRRMHDLLADDGIAMNHGITSSDSAGGESSMGGGDFIDRYVFPQGELPHISLALSAAQDGGLEALDVESLRRHYARTLEHWAERFETNGETIRAMVGEKKYRIWRVYLAGCAHAFDADEISIFQTVLQKSGKSASTIPWSRRYIYA
- the msrA gene encoding peptide-methionine (S)-S-oxide reductase MsrA, which gives rise to MTEQRALETAVLGGGCFWCLEAVFQEVQGVQSVVSGYAGGQVDHPSYRAVCSGNTGHAEVVAVKFDPAVIPYREILDIFFAIHDPTTVDRQGNDVGPQYRSAIFAQTPEQLATARTAIAELGASDIFEAPIVTELVDAADGKVTFWRAEDEHQNYFRDHPAQGYCAFVISPKVAKFRKQFAHRLQG
- a CDS encoding flavin reductase family protein — encoded protein: MDARDRESSAREASSHRRPHGRATPPDFDAAHFRHALSQFATGVTVVTTRSEGRPGTPAFVGVTASSFNSVSLDPPLVLWSLGMQANSFPLFHAGSHYVINILAAEQLDLCKRFATLKGDRFANIDYRLSPTGLPILAQSLAWFECHNRSRYDEGDHVIFVGEVERCGVVDAEGAPLVFHRGAFSSLTRLGD
- a CDS encoding DUF72 domain-containing protein, with protein sequence MTASFPIDDLFGAPPAPTDGAAAEASKSAPKPKRSPARQGVLPALFAPEVAELAQRLPRGLRIGTSSWSYPGWDGLVYGGEYSESMLARKGLTAYAQHPLLRTVSIDRGFYSPIPLADYVAYAASVPEDFRFAVKATSAVCDAWIRESDGRGRMANPAFLNAEFAIRDFVEPATRGLGKRCGPLVFQLSPLGALAEDATGFVERLEAFLAALPPLDPQLNPDAVYAVELRDATLLTPRFIKMLRAAGVRYCVGLHERMPAVDRQAAAVALLDEGGGGPLVVRWNLNSRYRYAQAEAAYKPFNKLVDEDPFSRETLADMAVAALAAGRKVTILVSNKAEGSSPLSCIKLAEAIAARLPADAA